In a single window of the Flavivirga spongiicola genome:
- a CDS encoding ABC transporter permease: MLRLLNIEFQKIKHNRASKVLIAIYFLLLISIALIASIKFDIGPIKFHLAELGIFNFPYIWHFNTFVAAFFKIFLLMVIVSMTANEYSNKTLKQNLIDGLSKKEFILSKFYMVLSFAAISTIFVFLVSIILGLIYSSFTEPAIIFTDLEFLLAFFIKLMCFFSFGLFLGVLIKRSAFAIAAMAVLFLIEFISYFMISGYYKGFDETNSIYQFLPFKSMWNLIDEPGSRLSAAKELAAQLGEDLTYDYYVYWYEIAIVLGWTALFIFLSYRLLKKRDL; the protein is encoded by the coding sequence ATGTTACGACTTTTAAATATAGAATTTCAAAAAATAAAACATAATAGAGCAAGTAAGGTTTTAATAGCAATATACTTTTTATTATTAATATCAATTGCACTAATAGCATCAATAAAATTTGATATTGGTCCAATCAAATTTCACTTAGCCGAACTAGGGATTTTTAATTTTCCATATATCTGGCACTTCAATACTTTTGTTGCTGCTTTTTTCAAAATTTTTCTTTTGATGGTTATTGTATCAATGACAGCGAATGAATATAGCAATAAAACGTTAAAGCAAAACTTAATTGATGGTTTAAGTAAAAAAGAATTTATATTGTCAAAATTCTATATGGTTCTTTCTTTTGCAGCAATTTCAACAATTTTTGTGTTTCTAGTTTCTATTATTTTAGGACTAATCTATTCTAGTTTTACCGAACCAGCAATCATTTTTACCGATCTAGAGTTTTTGTTGGCATTCTTTATAAAACTAATGTGTTTTTTCTCTTTCGGTCTATTTTTAGGAGTACTCATTAAACGTTCCGCTTTTGCCATTGCTGCTATGGCTGTTTTATTTTTAATAGAATTCATTAGTTACTTTATGATTAGCGGTTATTATAAAGGTTTTGATGAAACAAATAGTATATATCAATTTTTACCATTCAAATCCATGTGGAATTTAATTGATGAACCTGGATCAAGGCTATCCGCAGCAAAAGAATTGGCAGCTCAATTAGGAGAAGACTTGACATATGACTACTATGTGTATTGGTATGAAATTGCTATTGTTTTAGGTTGGACTGCTCTATTTATCTTTTTATCGTATAGATTATTAAAAAAGCGAGATTTATAA
- a CDS encoding T9SS type B sorting domain-containing protein, whose translation MDLLTKLFFFSTLIMLCNYTFAQEPTDCINSVIACGNSNITLDVNGVGTQELNGSNSCSSQENNSIWLKVTMITNGTLGFTLTPNSTNIIEDYDFFVFGPNVSCGNIGQAIRCSTTNPQSANQSNNLTGMNSSSTDTSEGPGANGNSFVKWLDVKVGETYYIVIDRPIGNSPFSLEWTGTAQFSEPPTNESTTNGTPLGLESCDVVTPFNDGFTTFNLTDNTPAILGTQTDVTITYHKSASDANIGINELTSPYTNISNPQTIYARITDNSTECFELADFDLNVNIGPHFMAPSDFVLCDDLDDGDDKNGHIRFDLTLKNNEILNGQNPADFNITYYNSQTNAETKTSPLQNLYPNVTAFNEQIFVRIEDVLNPDCKSITPLNLVVNPNPEAFNHNILQCDEDGTIDDFTIFNLNETNDDLTGHISNRSTRFYTDSARTIEVSGDSYINRSNPQIIYVEVINNNTGCLSHCELTLEVSTTDSNDTALPPVCDDDGTEDGYHIFNLSDANTAILNGLPPGLAISYFETYDDALLEQNDLGTSFTNTIPYSQTIYARVENANNCYGISEIVLTVNRLPDIDTEALTYYCLNTFPQTITINAALLNDSPANYTYNWSTGETSYEIPINEPGTYNVMVTNANGCTKNRTIIVEPSNIATFQEINVVDASQNNTITVIVSGEGTYQYRLLDENNVIAFPYQTNNIFENVPPGIYTIAVKDVKNDCGLTNDKVSVIGFPKFFTPNNDGIHDTWQIYGVSSMFQPNTKIRIFNRYGKLIKQINPVGRGWDGTINGESLPVDDYWFAIELQDGRVFKNHFTLKH comes from the coding sequence TTGGATCTACTTACAAAGCTTTTCTTTTTTTCTACATTGATAATGCTTTGTAATTATACTTTTGCACAAGAGCCTACAGACTGTATTAATTCAGTAATAGCTTGCGGAAATTCTAACATAACGTTAGATGTTAACGGTGTTGGAACTCAGGAGTTAAATGGTTCTAATAGTTGCTCTAGCCAAGAAAACAATAGTATTTGGCTAAAAGTAACTATGATTACAAATGGAACATTAGGTTTTACATTAACTCCTAATAGTACTAATATTATTGAAGATTATGATTTTTTTGTTTTTGGCCCTAATGTATCCTGTGGTAATATAGGGCAAGCCATAAGATGCTCAACAACAAACCCTCAAAGTGCCAATCAAAGTAATAATTTAACAGGTATGAACAGTTCATCTACAGATACTTCTGAAGGTCCTGGAGCTAATGGTAATAGTTTTGTAAAATGGTTAGACGTAAAGGTTGGAGAAACTTATTATATCGTAATTGACAGACCTATAGGTAATAGTCCCTTTAGTTTAGAATGGACGGGTACCGCTCAATTCTCCGAACCACCAACAAATGAATCTACAACAAATGGAACACCGCTAGGTTTAGAAAGTTGTGATGTAGTAACGCCGTTTAATGATGGCTTCACTACTTTTAATTTAACTGATAATACACCCGCAATTCTAGGCACACAAACCGATGTTACTATAACCTATCACAAGTCTGCAAGTGATGCCAATATTGGTATAAATGAATTAACTAGCCCATATACCAACATTAGTAATCCGCAAACGATTTATGCAAGAATAACCGATAATAGTACAGAATGTTTTGAATTGGCTGATTTTGATTTAAATGTAAATATTGGTCCCCATTTTATGGCACCTTCAGACTTTGTTCTCTGTGATGATTTAGATGATGGTGATGATAAAAATGGGCATATTCGTTTTGATTTAACCTTAAAAAATAATGAAATTTTAAATGGTCAAAATCCTGCAGATTTTAATATAACCTATTATAATTCTCAAACTAATGCAGAAACGAAAACATCTCCACTTCAAAATTTATATCCAAATGTAACAGCGTTTAATGAGCAAATTTTTGTTAGAATTGAAGATGTCTTAAATCCAGATTGTAAAAGTATTACGCCTTTAAATTTAGTAGTTAATCCAAACCCAGAAGCCTTTAATCATAATATATTACAGTGTGATGAAGATGGGACCATTGATGACTTCACAATATTTAATCTTAATGAAACCAATGATGATCTAACAGGTCATATTTCTAACCGTTCTACCAGGTTCTATACAGATTCAGCTAGAACTATAGAGGTTTCTGGTGATTCATATATAAATAGGTCAAATCCTCAAATAATTTATGTAGAAGTTATCAATAATAACACTGGTTGTTTAAGTCATTGTGAACTAACACTTGAAGTAAGTACTACAGACTCTAATGATACTGCCTTACCTCCTGTTTGTGATGATGATGGTACAGAAGATGGATATCATATTTTTAACTTAAGTGATGCAAATACTGCTATTCTTAATGGGCTTCCTCCTGGATTAGCGATCTCTTATTTTGAGACCTATGATGATGCGCTTTTAGAACAAAATGATTTAGGCACTTCTTTTACGAATACCATACCATATTCACAAACCATCTATGCGCGTGTAGAAAATGCAAATAACTGCTATGGTATTAGCGAGATAGTACTTACTGTTAACCGATTACCAGACATTGATACTGAAGCGTTAACCTATTATTGTTTAAATACGTTTCCTCAAACCATTACTATCAATGCTGCTCTTTTAAACGATTCTCCTGCTAATTATACTTATAATTGGTCTACTGGTGAAACCTCTTATGAAATTCCAATAAATGAACCCGGTACTTATAACGTAATGGTTACTAATGCTAATGGATGCACTAAAAATAGAACAATTATTGTTGAACCTTCTAACATAGCGACTTTTCAAGAAATCAATGTCGTTGATGCCTCTCAAAACAATACCATTACTGTAATCGTATCTGGGGAAGGAACATATCAATATAGATTACTTGACGAAAACAATGTTATAGCATTTCCATACCAGACAAATAATATCTTTGAAAATGTTCCTCCTGGCATCTATACTATAGCTGTAAAAGATGTGAAAAATGATTGTGGTCTAACTAATGATAAAGTTTCAGTTATTGGTTTCCCTAAATTCTTTACACCCAATAATGATGGCATTCATGACACTTGGCAAATATATGGTGTTTCAAGTATGTTTCAACCAAATACCAAAATTCGTATTTTTAATAGGTATGGTAAATTAATAAAACAAATCAATCCTGTTGGCAGGGGTTGGGATGGCACTATTAATGGTGAAAGTTTACCAGTTGATGATTATTGGTTTGCCATTGAATTACAAGACGGAAGAGTCTTTAAGAATCATTTTACCCTAAAGCATTGA
- a CDS encoding T9SS type B sorting domain-containing protein: protein MRKIIVLTIFIITSHTAFSQNEAANWYFGDHAGIRFNADGTISDLTDGQLSTDEGCTTISDVDGNLLFYTDGITVWDRLHRPMPNANRIAGNGLYGDPSSTQSAIVIPKPKDPNIYYIFTADTSLSGDPDRGFHYSEVDMRLNGGFGDVTSKNINLLPNSTEKISAVVKDCETQALWVITLSSLNGNPADDVFNTFHAYEVTDTGINTTPVSSTFTDLFVSDQRGYLKLSPDGTKLVCANSTSDLFLYDFDVNTGIVSNQNQININFSRPGKRHSPYGVEFSQNNDVLYVSAYYDPQTDEEFRNPAEQYSALLQYDLTASNISATEVVIDNRQMYRGSLQLGPDGRIYRSMSRTYTIGSPFLSVINNPNALGASCDYDHNAISLSRNSRQGLPPFITSFFAEKIDIIRNSTVATTRLQLCDGETYTLRADDTPGAIYSWSLNGNPLAESDFDLEVSTPGLYKVFIDLNTGECDDTFEGIATVSFSQNPIAHDTTLTQCDEDGVLGGFTRFDLTQADDNLTGGIPELATRFFTDSSRNNEVPNSSNYIFNADIPSQIYVEVYNIDTNCYDTAELTLNLSIENIRPYTYDDACDELGSEDGINMFNLNDITTNIQTINGFTYPITYYETYEDALLEENNLGTPYTNENNPYNQTIYARVENNNACFGIGEVTLIVKELPKIDTEDLTYYYCLNEYPQTMPINAGILNSLQNDYTYNWSTGETSYEIPINEPGTYNVMVTNANGCSKSRTIIVEPSNVATIQEINVVDASQNNTITVIVSGEGIYQYRLLDKNNIVVFPYQENNIFENVPPGIYTITVKDVKNDCGLTNDRVSVIGFPKFFTPNNDGMHDTWQIYGVSSMFQPNTKIRIFNRYGKLIKQINPIGTGWDGTSNGERLPVDDYWFAIELQDGRVFKNHFSLKY from the coding sequence ATGAGAAAAATCATCGTATTAACAATATTCATTATTACAAGCCATACAGCTTTTTCTCAAAACGAGGCAGCAAATTGGTATTTTGGTGATCATGCTGGCATCCGTTTTAATGCTGATGGAACTATTTCAGATCTAACGGACGGTCAATTAAGTACGGATGAAGGCTGTACTACAATTTCTGATGTTGATGGTAATTTATTATTTTATACCGATGGTATAACGGTATGGGATAGATTACATAGACCTATGCCAAATGCAAATAGGATAGCAGGAAATGGTCTATATGGCGACCCTTCCAGTACACAATCAGCCATCGTAATTCCTAAACCTAAAGATCCCAATATCTATTATATTTTTACTGCTGACACCTCTTTAAGTGGTGATCCAGATAGAGGGTTTCACTATTCTGAAGTTGATATGAGACTAAATGGAGGCTTTGGAGATGTCACATCAAAAAATATTAATTTACTTCCTAACAGTACCGAAAAAATTAGTGCTGTTGTAAAAGATTGCGAAACACAAGCACTTTGGGTGATTACCTTATCTTCTTTAAATGGAAATCCCGCAGATGATGTTTTTAATACATTTCACGCTTATGAAGTCACAGATACGGGTATAAACACAACACCCGTTTCTTCCACTTTTACAGACCTTTTTGTATCCGATCAAAGAGGCTATTTGAAATTGTCTCCAGATGGCACAAAACTAGTGTGCGCTAATTCAACAAGCGATTTATTTCTTTACGATTTTGATGTAAATACGGGGATTGTTAGTAATCAAAACCAAATAAATATCAACTTTTCTCGTCCGGGAAAAAGACACTCACCTTATGGTGTTGAGTTTTCTCAAAATAATGATGTTTTGTATGTATCAGCTTATTACGACCCTCAAACAGATGAAGAATTTAGAAATCCAGCAGAACAATATAGCGCACTATTACAGTATGATCTAACTGCCAGCAATATAAGTGCTACTGAGGTCGTCATAGATAACAGACAAATGTATAGAGGTAGTTTACAATTAGGACCCGATGGTAGAATTTATAGGTCAATGAGCAGAACATATACTATTGGCTCTCCCTTTTTGTCTGTTATAAATAACCCCAATGCTTTGGGGGCTTCATGTGATTACGATCATAATGCTATAAGTTTAAGTCGTAACTCAAGACAAGGCTTACCGCCTTTTATAACATCTTTCTTTGCTGAAAAAATTGATATTATAAGAAATAGTACTGTAGCTACAACGAGATTACAATTATGTGATGGAGAAACTTATACATTGAGAGCAGATGACACTCCTGGAGCCATTTATTCATGGTCTTTAAATGGAAACCCTTTAGCAGAATCGGATTTCGATCTGGAGGTCTCTACTCCAGGGCTTTACAAAGTATTTATTGATTTAAATACCGGTGAATGTGATGATACCTTTGAAGGCATTGCAACTGTTAGCTTTTCCCAAAACCCGATAGCTCATGATACCACCCTTACGCAATGTGATGAAGATGGGGTTTTAGGTGGGTTTACAAGATTTGATTTAACCCAGGCCGACGATAATCTAACCGGTGGCATTCCGGAACTAGCCACTAGATTTTTTACTGATAGTAGTAGAAATAATGAAGTTCCAAATAGTAGTAATTATATCTTTAATGCAGATATTCCCAGCCAAATATATGTTGAAGTTTATAACATAGATACAAACTGTTATGATACTGCTGAATTGACTTTGAATTTAAGCATTGAAAACATTCGACCTTATACTTATGATGATGCGTGTGATGAGCTAGGGTCTGAAGATGGTATCAATATGTTCAATTTAAATGATATCACGACTAATATTCAAACTATTAATGGTTTTACTTATCCAATAACCTATTACGAAACTTATGAGGATGCACTTTTAGAAGAAAACAATTTAGGAACACCCTATACAAATGAAAATAATCCCTATAATCAAACCATTTATGCACGTGTAGAAAATAACAATGCTTGTTTTGGTATAGGGGAAGTAACACTTATTGTCAAAGAATTACCTAAGATAGACACAGAAGATTTAACTTATTATTATTGCTTAAATGAGTATCCTCAAACCATGCCAATTAATGCAGGTATTTTAAATAGTTTGCAAAACGATTATACTTATAATTGGTCTACAGGAGAAACCTCTTATGAAATTCCAATAAATGAACCCGGTACTTATAACGTAATGGTTACTAATGCTAATGGATGTTCTAAAAGCAGAACGATTATTGTTGAACCTTCCAACGTAGCGACTATTCAAGAAATTAATGTCGTTGATGCCTCTCAAAATAACACCATTACTGTAATCGTATCTGGTGAAGGCATATATCAATATAGATTACTTGACAAAAACAATATTGTAGTATTTCCATACCAGGAAAATAATATCTTCGAAAATGTCCCTCCTGGCATCTATACTATAACTGTAAAAGATGTAAAAAATGATTGTGGTCTAACCAACGATAGAGTTTCTGTGATCGGTTTCCCTAAATTCTTTACACCTAATAATGATGGCATGCATGACACCTGGCAAATATATGGTGTTTCAAGTATGTTTCAACCAAACACCAAAATTCGGATTTTTAATAGATACGGTAAATTAATAAAACAAATAAACCCTATTGGTACAGGTTGGGATGGTACCAGTAATGGTGAAAGATTACCAGTTGATGATTATTGGTTTGCTATTGAATTACAAGATGGAAGAGTCTTTAAGAATCATTTCTCCCTAAAATATTAA
- a CDS encoding ABC transporter ATP-binding protein, translating to MESILTINNLTKKFGYLTAVKDLSFTINKGNVYGILGPNGSGKSTTLGIVLNVVNKTQGDFHWFDGNTTTHDALKKVGAIIERPNFYPYMTAAQNLRLVCKIKGVDYNKVEEKLEVVGLLERKDSKFRTYSLGMKQRLAIASALLNDPEILILDEPTNGLDPQGIHQIREIIKQIAAKGTTILLASHLLDEVEKVCSHVVVLRKGAKLYSGRVDEMISSHGFFELKTNKQNELITLLENNTSFENIKVEDDLVTAFLNTPMSSEDFNKYLFEKGIILTHLVQRKESLEEQFLQLTDNN from the coding sequence TTGGAGTCCATACTAACAATTAACAACCTCACTAAAAAATTCGGGTATTTAACAGCGGTGAAAGATTTATCATTCACTATAAACAAGGGCAATGTTTATGGCATTTTAGGACCAAATGGAAGTGGAAAATCCACAACTTTGGGTATAGTTTTAAACGTTGTAAATAAGACACAAGGTGATTTTCATTGGTTTGATGGAAATACAACGACTCATGATGCTCTAAAAAAAGTTGGAGCTATCATTGAGCGTCCAAATTTTTATCCATACATGACGGCAGCTCAAAACTTAAGGTTAGTTTGCAAAATTAAAGGCGTTGATTATAATAAAGTTGAAGAAAAGTTAGAAGTTGTTGGGCTTTTAGAGCGAAAAGACAGTAAATTCAGAACCTATTCTTTAGGAATGAAACAGCGTTTGGCCATCGCATCTGCACTTTTAAATGATCCAGAGATTCTCATTTTAGATGAACCAACCAATGGATTAGACCCACAAGGCATACATCAAATTAGAGAAATTATAAAACAAATTGCGGCAAAAGGAACAACCATACTTCTAGCATCTCATTTATTAGATGAAGTTGAAAAAGTCTGTTCACACGTTGTTGTACTTCGCAAAGGGGCTAAGTTATATTCTGGTCGTGTAGATGAAATGATTTCCAGTCATGGTTTTTTCGAATTAAAAACGAACAAACAGAACGAATTAATAACGTTATTAGAAAATAATACGTCGTTCGAAAATATCAAGGTTGAAGATGACTTAGTAACAGCTTTCTTAAATACACCTATGTCATCTGAAGATTTCAACAAATATTTATTTGAAAAAGGCATTATTCTCACACACCTGGTACAGCGTAAAGAAAGTTTAGAAGAACAATTCTTGCAATTAACTGACAACAACTAA